AATTCACTTTTGGTATAGTCTTCATCTTGCCTTTAATATAAATTTTTAATGTGTTTTTAGTTTCATCAACAACTGAGCCCATGAGATTCTTTAAAGTAGGATCACTACTCTTAACGATACGGGCTTTTAAGCCAATCAATTCATGGAACCTGATCATTGCAGGTGTAATCCTCATCTTAATACCAACGCCTCAGTCTAAAAGTTGTTTAAATGCTTTCCTTTTTGAATATAAAGATTTTTATCTTAATACTGTAGAGCTAGCTCTTGATGATGTAAAAATGAAGGTTACTCTTTCTGTTATTAAAGCAGATATTGGAAGCTTGGTTGGACATCATGTAGTTCATCCAGAACAAATGAAATTAGCATCTGAAAAGCTGAAAGAGGCGAAAGATGCTGGTCTGCTCATAGATTACTATGTTACACATGTTGGTGATGATCTTCAGCTGATAATGACTCATACTAAAGGTACTAATGATGAGGAGATTCATAGGTTATCTTGGGATACTTTTAGCACAGTAACAGAGAAGGTCTCGAAAAAACTAAAGTTGTACGCCGCTG
This genomic stretch from Candidatus Methylarchaceae archaeon HK02M2 harbors:
- a CDS encoding ribonuclease P protein component 1 translates to MIRFHELIGLKARIVKSSDPTLKNLMGSVVDETKNTLKIYIKGKMKTIPKVNSSFLFNLPDGTKVRIHGSLLVGRPEDRLSKLK